A window of Candidatus Neomarinimicrobiota bacterium genomic DNA:
CCATGACCTGTGGCGTTGAAAAAGACGTTCCAGAGGTCGTGGAGCTATAGTCATTGCCGGGCAAAGTAGAATTGATGCCTATCCCCGGCGCGAAGACATCCACCGTGATGCCATAGTTGGAAAAGCCTGCGATGGCATCCGATGACTTGCCGATGGCACCCACCGACAGTACATCAGGTCCGCTGGCCGGCAAGTGGAGTCCCAAGTCGTTATTCAGGGGACCATTGCCCGCTGCGGCAACAATCAGCGCGCCATTTTCCGTTGCAAAATCGGACACGTCCTGCCAGAATTTCAGGAGTAAGCGCTCCTCGCTGGGCGTGAGATCGGTATGTGTCGATCCCCAACTGATGTTGATGAGGTCTGCACCGTTGGCGGCGGCGTACACCACCCCCTCGTATCCAAAGCAAATGAAAGAATCCAATTCACAGCTGGCATTGACAGCCATGAGGCGTGCATTCCAGCTGGCTCCGGCTATCCCCACCACATTGTCCGTCACTGCCGCCGCCACGCCAGCCACGGCTGTGCCGTGCTCTGCATTGAGAGGGGCACCGACGATTCCGTCAGGGTCGCCCGAATCGTTGGCGAAATTCCAGCCGTGAATGTCATCGGGGTAGCCGTTGCCGTCGTTGTCCAGACCGTCCATGGGTATTTCGCCCGGGTTGATCCACATATTGGCCTGCAGGTCCTCGTGCCGCCAGTTGGTGCCGCCGTCCACCACTGCCATCACCACATCGCCCTGCTCGCCTTTGACCACATCCCAGGCTGCGGGCACCGACAGGTGGGACAGGTGGGACATCAGAGCATAAAGGGAGTCGTTGGGTATGGCTGCAGCGGGAGTGGGCGCGGAGATCCTATGCACATATTTAGGGACGGCATACTCTACGCTGGGGTGGCGGGCGATCCGTGCCGCCATCTGGCGGGGATTCAGTCCACCGCTGAAGGTCACGCTATAGACCCGAAGCAACTGGCGACCGGAGCTGAGCTGCAGACGAGCCGGGACGTGAAAAGTGGGCTCGATAGCAGTTACCTGTTGCGCAGCCAGCAATTTGTCCAGAGACCGTATCCCGGTGCGGGAAAGCCTCGGGGTGGGAGGAAGCGACTCCCTGAATTTGACAATGATCATTCCGTCCATCATGCGTGCGTGCGGGCCGCCCACCAACAGGGAACCTGCAGCTGCGTTTGCTGGTCGCTGGCTGCCCTTCGGGCTAGCCGCCAGCAAGCCCGTGCCGAAGGCAAGCAGCACCCCTAACACCACGGCCAGCCGTGGCGGATGGCCGGGTAGTATTGCGTTAATGCATCCGATCACGTCGTCATCGAGTGTTGCTGCGCCCCCATGAACTCACAGAATATAAAAACGGGGACTGTGCCCCGCACATTCAAATTAGCCCCTTGCCGTGCAGGCGGCAATATCAAGCTTAGGCCCGCTACCACCGACCATGACAGGGTGTGCTATCCTCGGTAAGCGTGATCCTTTTGAGGGACCGCCTCTGGTTGTCATCGGAGGGGTGATTGGCGTAGAGCTAGCGCCCGTTACCCCCTGAGATGGACGAGATGGGGGCCTCCTGCGCAGTGATCAAACAAATTATTCACGACTGCTTCCAAGGTCAAACCTGGGAACGTCGTTGAGGCGACAGGAGCTTGCCTAGGACGTGTCCGGAGGGACTTTCCTGCCCGGGAAAGACAGGGCCTGTCCCGGACAGGTTCAACTGATCGTAGGGTGGCACCCGTCCAATGGATACCCAGGGAATAAGGTGCCACGCTTAGGTGCTCCGCCTGCCCCATAGTGGGTTGGGGCAGGGCCCCTGGGTACAATGCTGCGTCAAAAATAGCCGGCCCCGGCGCCGTCACACAAATCACCGCAATTATCATACCAAAACCACGGTTCGCCCTGATTTCTGCGGCCAATACTGCTCCGGCGGTCAGATCAAGGCTGGGTGGGCTCTTAAATGGCCGCAGGCCTGCTGATAGAGCGGTCACCGTCAGCAGCCTGCAAATAGGTTGAAATGAGCCCGTGGTGTGGATAGCTTGCCGCTGCCGTGGGCTCCCGGAGAAGAGGTCGCCCGAAAATCACTTGTCGGGGCCACTGGAGAACCATCAATTCAAGTAGTCCCAAGTAAGCAGCAGCGACCCCTTGCCTGGGGGAAGTATTTTTCCACGCGGTGGATGAGTTGCGGCCTTCACGAACCCAAATTAGGCTGCCTGGCTTCCGAAAAGCTGCGATGAAGTTAGGTATTATCACGAGGGACGAGCCGGTCTACAGCCTGCAAATCTACCGTGAGAATCTAGAGCAGGAGCTCATCAAACTGGGTGTGGAGCCCGTTTCGCTGCCCACAGAGCAACTAGACTTGGGTCAGGTGGATCTCATCTGGGACCCGGCTCTGATCAGTGCACGCTTCCCCGTGGCCGGGTTGCGCAACTGGAAGCGACCCATCGTAGGCACCGTGCATGGCCTGGCTTCCCACACTCTAAGCATGCGTGAGTTCTATCCCGACCCGTTAGAAGCCTCCGTTGGAGAGACCTTCAACCGGCAGGTGGCTCGCGAATGGAAGTGGTTCCGCAAGAAAGTCGACAAGGTGATTGCCGTTTCCCGCTTTGGGGCCGAGGAGGTGATCACCGTCTTTGGCGTGCCCAAAACAAAAGTGGTCCACATCTACCACGGCGTAAATCACGAGGTCTTTCACCCCGCTGGTGAAAAGCATCGTCCCGCCAAGCCGTATCTGTTACAGGTCGCCCAATACGCTGCTAAAAAAAACGTGGATCGGGTCATTGAGGCCTATACGCAGCTCGCGGTGGAGAGCCGTCCGGATTTGCTGGCCATTCTACCCAACTACGAGGGGCTCGATCCAGACATTCCTGGCTTGTTGCTGATGCGCGAGCGTGTCGCCAACCAGGATTTAGTCAAGTTTTACCGGGGTGCACTGGCCTTTGTTTTCCCATCCATCCATGAAACCTTCGGATTACCCATACTGGAGGCCATGGCCAGCGGTTGTCCGGTCATCACCTCCAATGTCACCGCCATTCCTGAACTGACGGGTGATGCGGCCCTGCTGGTGAACCCGCGCTCGGTGGAGGAAATCTATGCTGCCATGCACACCTTGGTGGAGGATGAAAAGCTGCGCCAGACCCTGCGGGAAAGGGGTCTCGTCCAGGCAAGCAAATTTACGTGGGAGCGCTCGGCGCGGAAACATTTCGAAATATTCGAATCCGTGCTGTAGCGTGATGCCCGGATCCTCTATCGGGCTGGGCGTGCGCCCGCATAAAATTCTCGAGCAGCCCCGACGGTCCCACCGCTATCGAAACGATGGGCGACAAAGCTCAACAAAATCAAGCACAACAACTTGCATTTGGTCAAATCCATGGCTATAATGAGGCACAATCATAAATATTGATGCCTGATGGCTCTCATTGCGCTGGAGAGGCCATTTCGTTCGAGACTTTAACCACTTCATGCCGCAATGTGAGGAGCTATGAGTCTAACTCGAATACGGTTCAATCTAGCCGCGCAACAGGCCCTTAACAGCCTGAATGAAATCAATAAGGCCGTCACGGAGGGACTGCTAAGACTGTCCACCGGCCGCCGCATCAATTCGGTCGGGGATGACC
This region includes:
- a CDS encoding glycosyltransferase family 4 protein, coding for MKLGIITRDEPVYSLQIYRENLEQELIKLGVEPVSLPTEQLDLGQVDLIWDPALISARFPVAGLRNWKRPIVGTVHGLASHTLSMREFYPDPLEASVGETFNRQVAREWKWFRKKVDKVIAVSRFGAEEVITVFGVPKTKVVHIYHGVNHEVFHPAGEKHRPAKPYLLQVAQYAAKKNVDRVIEAYTQLAVESRPDLLAILPNYEGLDPDIPGLLLMRERVANQDLVKFYRGALAFVFPSIHETFGLPILEAMASGCPVITSNVTAIPELTGDAALLVNPRSVEEIYAAMHTLVEDEKLRQTLRERGLVQASKFTWERSARKHFEIFESVL